The following nucleotide sequence is from Flavimarina sp. Hel_I_48.
TGTATTTTCATACAATCGGCTTTTTATATTTTAGTTTATCTAAAAATTCCCTTCTACTCTACCCCATCCCTATAATCTAATGCAGGTTCACGGTCTCCCAATAGCGGTACATATTCAAAATCATTACCACGGGCTTCTTCAAATTCTTTTTTTGCAGCAGCGACAATAGCAGGGTCACTCAATAAATCCATACCGGTCAAGGCTATGGTTTTTGCAGCTACCATCATCCCCTTTTCCCCTATGCTCATTCCGCCAGCGGCAACAGCTTGCCAACTGTGCGCCGATGTACCAGGCACCCAGGTTGCCGCTGACATACCCACGGTGGGTATTGTGAAGCTCACATCGCCCACATCTGTAGAACCACCTGGTTCTGCATTGGGGTCAAAAGGTTCAATACCCTCAACATAAGAAACATCTAAAGGCTTGTCTAACGATTTTGAGATTTCTTCCGCAAAGACCTTTTCTTCCGAAGTGTAGGTATAACCTCCTACCTCATTAAGGTTATCATACATAAGTTTTTGAAGCGTCAAATTTGGCAGTAATTCATGTGTGCCACCTATCATTTCATAGTCCATTGTAGTTCCTGTTCCCATTGCAGCCCCTTCAGCAGCTTTTACCATACGATCAAAAATATCAATTACGATATCGCGCTGAGGACTTCTCGCGTAATAATAGACTTCGGCAAAATCTGGAACCACATTGGGAGCTTTGCCGCCATCTGTAATCACATAGTGAATTCTGGATTCCATGGGCACGTGTTCCCGCATCATGTTTACCATATAATTCATTGCCTCAACGGCATCAAGTGCAGATCGTCCTTTTTCGGGAGCTGCTGCAGCGTGGGCTGAAACTCCATAAAACCGAAATTTAGCAGATTTATTGGCAAGTGCTGCACCGGGATTTGCTGCATTTTTGTTTCCTGGATGCCAGTTTAAAGCCACGTCTACTCCATCAAACATACCTTCACGGGTTAGATACACCTTACCGGAGCCGCCTTCTTCCGCTGGACAACCGTAAAATTTGACCGTACCTGATTTACCGGTTGAAACAAGGTAATTTTTCATTGCGATAGCCGCTGCCATAGATGCCGTTCCAAAAAGATGATGCCCGCACGCATGACCCGCGACATCACCCATTGACTCTTTATGGGAAACGGCCTTTTGTGAAAGCCCGGGAAGGGCATCATATTCGCCCAGGACTGCGATAACCGGAGAACCAGAGCCATAAGAGGCAACAAAAGCAGTGGGCATTCCGGCAACACCTTTACTCACCGTAAACCCTTCATCTTCTAATGTTTTTTGAAGCAAGACGGTGCTTTTTTCTTCCTTATAACCCATTTCGGCCAATGACCAAATCTTATGGGCAATTTCTCCGTATTCCGTGGCTTTCGCATCGATTTGTTTGAGAATTTTTGCTTTGTTATCCTGAGCAGATATTGAAACTACTGAACAACATAACAGACTAAGTAAAAGATTTTTCATATGTATTCTATTGTTTTAAGTTAGATGTTATGGCAATATGCTCATTTTTATTGGAATATGTAATAAAAT
It contains:
- a CDS encoding amidohydrolase; the encoded protein is MKNLLLSLLCCSVVSISAQDNKAKILKQIDAKATEYGEIAHKIWSLAEMGYKEEKSTVLLQKTLEDEGFTVSKGVAGMPTAFVASYGSGSPVIAVLGEYDALPGLSQKAVSHKESMGDVAGHACGHHLFGTASMAAAIAMKNYLVSTGKSGTVKFYGCPAEEGGSGKVYLTREGMFDGVDVALNWHPGNKNAANPGAALANKSAKFRFYGVSAHAAAAPEKGRSALDAVEAMNYMVNMMREHVPMESRIHYVITDGGKAPNVVPDFAEVYYYARSPQRDIVIDIFDRMVKAAEGAAMGTGTTMDYEMIGGTHELLPNLTLQKLMYDNLNEVGGYTYTSEEKVFAEEISKSLDKPLDVSYVEGIEPFDPNAEPGGSTDVGDVSFTIPTVGMSAATWVPGTSAHSWQAVAAGGMSIGEKGMMVAAKTIALTGMDLLSDPAIVAAAKKEFEEARGNDFEYVPLLGDREPALDYRDGVE